A stretch of the Acidilobus sp. 7A genome encodes the following:
- a CDS encoding DEAD/DEAH box helicase: MQALVVAAGAAAAAGAVAYVAYRRRLLARLITSARLAMNPDSIVDVAQRAEDLGVSRQRISSLVRSMPRCPRGSERLAEALLSLGLYEDVVYLASRGCSVHSTTLSRARAYSMGLGLSKWETEASRLLGEQPRLLGSSKVMVAFCEGGHVEVMVDGVVSEVPPPGGSWRSPPQDEVMSSIAQLSGAQLLISWGPCNLKGAVDAKLLLSIAYPDVRPSIASIAYNLGLNPMLPPSAIVLAAVRASVEALSRVGVDWSTMPEAVRGAEAIAKFKDIVDRVVGQQSPREGRAIVVTDRPRAFMPVWRPFLVDPSRAKGVSYQVLASLRSLTSRGGDPLRALRNAPLLGDFGKALAEALRASLVPATAGPRPGSQVEPWDLACLGDLEVTLDCARSYELCLRPQAPPPDEEELLRSLRVRCPGGSNIRFSASTYVPRRLAEALGLSAPSKGRVKAYGELIAGGPRGASDAVASALAMTSRASRPLIVVPSRALAEATAKAYGIPLVTPDAVDTWTVRGGPGVIPWDDYLAAPEAAGVADTTVLVFPERMIWAEQDDTPYGVHGKLVDAVVELVAKNGGMAVSRALQAEASSRDDVELVEPPASGAAQVNIGPEDIMAEAERAFRRLWGEGAQLRPYQRLAIRVLAEMASRGTSSALMAILPTGAGKSAIFQVSARALEDMGLGSTAIVISPLRALMHDQVRNAKQRGLRAAYIDSGVPPSRKGEIIAAAKEGLLDLVYVTPEGFGTGAASELARSAGQASLAVLDEAHTLSRWGLSFRPSYLYVARQLREASSSSWPPMLALTASAPPDVVKDIMEELGLGEHEEHRISLGVETEDIHFSGRPIVLRAPSIRPEISIDVVMARSGRERLDDIADRVEELTKWADSLGGPWVGVVFVPFVQSSSEPWLNADEVAKAINGRLGEEVLVYHGQLGEARRREVEERIIMSSRTGRGPRVVVATKAFGMGVDIPNIRWTLHAAPSESVEDMYQEIGRAGRDGKPARAVILYNPSDLEARKAMARGDAIKPLRVQRALNIIEGTLESLRRREGPAPLPIKDASGEWGLVRYLDVLRMTGVIDYEVIRGPVLAYDAPRERVEEEAGWCAELREGQCLSRAIRGLEGRRAFLNLCDGRASISLEQAQGCKAVSYDSLVALVSPSPDWKKPKKYLDPELYATTLWLSLREVRKLRELSELLEAAVAARARGGPALVDSQVKRMMDESLARGVRPPLGGVRLGRVVRCDTAEECVEQAVMDAAEIERLVGEGSVVVGASGVAASLFSARYLRQTGRSPQVSVSYYRKLAALARRGELEKAMNMGYVIIIARQGAKVEEVVKLAHGYPYANFYLYARRT, from the coding sequence CTGGGCAGCTCCAAGGTAATGGTAGCGTTCTGTGAGGGGGGCCACGTGGAGGTCATGGTTGACGGCGTCGTCTCTGAGGTGCCTCCCCCCGGGGGCTCCTGGAGGTCGCCGCCCCAGGACGAGGTCATGAGCTCCATAGCGCAGCTCTCCGGGGCCCAGCTCCTGATAAGCTGGGGCCCCTGTAACCTGAAGGGAGCCGTGGACGCAAAGTTGCTCCTCTCAATTGCGTACCCGGACGTGAGGCCATCCATAGCGTCGATAGCCTACAACCTTGGCCTGAACCCCATGCTGCCCCCCTCAGCCATAGTGCTCGCAGCGGTCAGGGCATCCGTGGAGGCCCTCAGCAGGGTGGGCGTTGACTGGTCTACAATGCCGGAGGCCGTAAGGGGGGCGGAGGCCATAGCTAAGTTCAAGGACATTGTGGACAGGGTCGTGGGCCAGCAGAGCCCCAGGGAGGGCAGGGCCATAGTTGTCACGGACAGGCCGAGGGCATTCATGCCGGTGTGGAGGCCCTTCCTAGTGGACCCCTCAAGGGCTAAGGGCGTCAGCTATCAGGTGCTAGCCTCCCTCAGGTCCCTGACCTCAAGGGGAGGGGACCCGCTGAGGGCCCTGAGGAACGCGCCCCTCCTGGGCGACTTCGGCAAGGCTCTTGCTGAGGCCCTCAGGGCCTCCCTGGTGCCCGCCACAGCGGGCCCAAGGCCGGGCTCCCAGGTTGAGCCCTGGGACCTGGCCTGCCTTGGAGACCTGGAGGTAACGCTTGACTGCGCCCGCAGCTACGAGCTTTGCCTTAGGCCCCAGGCGCCCCCGCCAGACGAGGAGGAGCTGCTGAGGTCCCTGAGGGTCAGGTGCCCTGGCGGCTCAAACATCAGGTTCAGCGCAAGCACCTACGTGCCCAGGAGGCTGGCCGAGGCCCTGGGCCTCAGCGCCCCCTCCAAGGGGAGGGTGAAGGCTTACGGGGAACTCATAGCGGGTGGACCAAGGGGGGCCTCCGATGCCGTGGCGTCAGCCCTAGCCATGACATCTAGGGCCTCCAGGCCGCTAATAGTCGTTCCATCGCGCGCCCTCGCGGAGGCGACGGCCAAGGCCTATGGAATTCCCCTGGTGACGCCTGATGCCGTGGATACATGGACTGTCAGGGGAGGGCCTGGGGTCATCCCATGGGATGACTACCTAGCCGCCCCGGAGGCGGCGGGCGTCGCTGACACGACCGTACTCGTCTTCCCGGAGAGGATGATCTGGGCAGAGCAGGACGACACGCCATACGGAGTTCACGGGAAGCTTGTTGACGCCGTGGTCGAGCTGGTCGCTAAGAACGGCGGCATGGCGGTCTCAAGGGCCCTTCAGGCCGAGGCCAGCTCAAGGGACGACGTTGAGCTCGTTGAGCCGCCCGCCAGCGGGGCTGCGCAGGTCAATATAGGCCCTGAGGACATAATGGCCGAGGCCGAGAGGGCGTTCAGGCGCCTCTGGGGCGAGGGGGCGCAGCTCAGGCCCTACCAGAGGCTGGCGATAAGGGTCCTCGCCGAGATGGCCTCCAGAGGGACGTCCTCTGCCCTCATGGCCATACTTCCCACGGGGGCAGGGAAGAGCGCCATATTCCAGGTCAGCGCCAGGGCCCTCGAGGACATGGGACTTGGGTCGACAGCTATAGTGATAAGCCCCCTGAGGGCCCTCATGCATGACCAGGTCAGGAACGCCAAGCAGAGGGGGCTGAGGGCAGCCTACATAGACTCAGGGGTCCCGCCATCAAGGAAGGGCGAAATCATAGCCGCCGCCAAGGAGGGCCTCCTCGACCTGGTCTACGTCACGCCCGAGGGCTTCGGCACGGGGGCAGCCTCCGAGCTCGCGAGGTCGGCGGGGCAGGCGAGCCTCGCGGTGCTTGACGAGGCCCACACGCTTTCAAGGTGGGGCCTGAGCTTCAGGCCGAGCTACCTGTACGTGGCGAGGCAGCTGAGGGAGGCCTCATCGTCAAGCTGGCCGCCCATGCTGGCGCTGACGGCCTCAGCCCCCCCAGACGTGGTCAAGGACATAATGGAGGAGCTGGGCCTGGGGGAGCACGAGGAGCACAGGATATCCCTGGGCGTTGAGACTGAGGACATACACTTCAGCGGCAGGCCGATAGTCCTGAGGGCCCCATCGATAAGGCCTGAGATATCGATAGACGTAGTCATGGCTAGGTCTGGGAGGGAGAGGCTTGATGACATAGCTGATAGGGTGGAGGAGCTGACCAAGTGGGCCGACTCGCTGGGCGGCCCGTGGGTTGGCGTCGTCTTCGTGCCATTCGTTCAGAGCTCCTCGGAGCCGTGGCTTAACGCCGACGAGGTAGCCAAGGCGATAAACGGGAGGCTCGGTGAGGAGGTCCTCGTCTACCACGGCCAGCTCGGGGAGGCGAGGAGGAGGGAGGTCGAGGAGAGGATAATTATGTCATCGAGGACGGGCAGGGGGCCGAGGGTAGTGGTGGCAACCAAGGCCTTCGGCATGGGCGTCGACATACCAAACATTAGGTGGACCCTGCACGCCGCCCCAAGTGAGAGCGTGGAGGACATGTACCAGGAGATAGGCAGAGCCGGGAGGGACGGGAAGCCAGCCAGGGCTGTCATACTCTACAACCCCTCCGACCTCGAGGCCAGGAAGGCAATGGCAAGAGGTGACGCCATAAAGCCCCTGAGGGTCCAGAGGGCCCTCAACATAATAGAGGGGACCCTTGAGAGCCTGAGGCGCAGGGAGGGCCCCGCTCCCCTGCCGATTAAGGACGCGAGCGGCGAGTGGGGCCTTGTGAGGTACCTGGACGTCCTCAGGATGACGGGCGTCATAGATTACGAGGTCATTAGGGGGCCCGTCCTCGCTTACGACGCCCCAAGGGAGAGAGTCGAGGAGGAGGCCGGGTGGTGCGCTGAGCTTAGAGAGGGCCAGTGCCTCTCAAGGGCTATAAGGGGCCTTGAGGGCAGGAGGGCCTTCCTTAACCTCTGCGACGGCCGCGCCTCAATATCCCTTGAGCAGGCCCAGGGCTGCAAGGCCGTGAGCTACGATAGCCTCGTTGCCCTAGTGTCGCCCTCGCCAGACTGGAAAAAGCCAAAGAAGTACCTTGACCCTGAGCTCTACGCCACCACCCTCTGGCTCTCCCTGAGGGAGGTGAGGAAGCTGAGGGAGCTCTCGGAGCTGCTGGAGGCCGCGGTCGCGGCCAGGGCCAGGGGAGGCCCGGCGCTTGTGGACTCGCAGGTCAAGAGGATGATGGATGAGTCCCTTGCAAGAGGCGTGAGGCCTCCGCTTGGGGGAGTGAGGCTCGGCAGGGTCGTCAGGTGCGACACAGCCGAGGAGTGCGTCGAGCAGGCAGTGATGGACGCTGCAGAGATCGAGAGGCTCGTGGGCGAGGGCTCGGTAGTCGTGGGCGCCTCGGGCGTCGCCGCCTCGCTCTTCTCCGCCAGGTACCTCAGGCAGACCGGCAGGTCGCCGCAGGTCTCCGTAAGCTACTACAGGAAGCTCGCGGCCCTCGCGAGGAGGGGGGAGCTGGAGAAGGCCATGAACATGGGGTACGTGATAATTATAGCCAGGCAGGGCGCCAAGGTTGAGGAGGTGGTGAAGCTGGCCCACGGCTATCCCTACGCTAACTTCTACCTCTACGCGAGGAGAACTTAA
- a CDS encoding DUF998 domain-containing protein, producing MTALRYIGVLAAVLAWAVIIACVSLNPWFVFTKNALSDLGGPKASYPWLYNYGLVTTGALIIAFASYALSVSSNRLEEAASSFMIVAGAFLAMIGVFHEGTYPHVFVSNYFFAQMDVVALVWGAGSIASGRTRSGLGEVLVGLVGPAGAMAFRWPSSATLEVFGVVLIDVLVLLMTFDLGELEGLTRRSSRWRRGSAP from the coding sequence TTGACAGCGCTCAGGTACATAGGGGTCCTCGCCGCAGTGCTGGCCTGGGCCGTTATAATAGCCTGCGTCTCCCTCAACCCATGGTTTGTCTTCACTAAGAACGCGCTGAGCGACCTGGGAGGGCCTAAGGCCTCATACCCGTGGCTCTACAACTACGGGCTGGTCACCACGGGCGCCCTTATAATAGCCTTCGCCTCCTACGCGCTGAGCGTCAGCTCGAACAGGCTTGAGGAGGCCGCCTCCTCCTTCATGATAGTGGCCGGCGCCTTCCTGGCTATGATAGGCGTCTTTCACGAGGGCACGTACCCTCACGTCTTCGTCTCAAACTACTTCTTCGCTCAGATGGACGTGGTGGCCCTGGTCTGGGGGGCCGGCTCAATAGCCTCTGGCAGGACCCGCTCGGGCCTCGGGGAGGTGCTGGTTGGCCTTGTTGGTCCGGCCGGGGCGATGGCCTTCAGGTGGCCCTCCAGCGCGACCCTCGAGGTCTTCGGAGTAGTGCTAATAGACGTCCTCGTTCTGCTTATGACCTTCGACCTTGGGGAGCTTGAGGGCCTCACTCGACGGAGTAGCCGGTGGCGGCGAGGTAGCGCTCCGTGA
- a CDS encoding CBS domain-containing protein: protein MSALSVWTSKVGDVARKDVISVGPNATIADVARLMYTSSSGSVVVVSPEGKVIGIFTEKDLSRVVSSRVSYDAMVGDHMTKNPVTVYADEPVTKAVETMSTHRVRHLPVVERDGRLVGIVTARDIVDLTERYLAATGYSVE from the coding sequence GTGAGTGCCTTGAGCGTCTGGACATCCAAGGTGGGTGACGTGGCACGTAAGGACGTTATCTCAGTGGGCCCCAACGCGACCATAGCCGACGTGGCCCGCCTCATGTACACAAGCAGCTCGGGCAGCGTCGTCGTCGTGTCGCCTGAGGGCAAGGTGATAGGGATATTCACTGAGAAGGACCTCAGCCGCGTCGTTTCCAGCAGGGTCAGCTATGACGCCATGGTGGGCGACCACATGACGAAGAACCCTGTGACGGTCTACGCTGACGAGCCCGTCACGAAGGCCGTTGAAACTATGTCAACGCACAGGGTGAGGCACCTGCCCGTGGTTGAAAGGGACGGGAGGCTTGTGGGGATAGTCACCGCCAGAGACATCGTTGACCTCACGGAGCGCTACCTCGCCGCCACCGGCTACTCCGTCGAGTGA
- a CDS encoding biotin/lipoate A/B protein ligase family protein, producing the protein MLRVLLYETPDDPHMNLAFEEALPRAVGCGLSPATLRLWRNRRAVVIGYFQRAEEEVNLEEAERLGVAVVRRFTGGGAAYHDLGNINYAISLPAKGQVGETVDFIFSELIRAPVEALRSLGLEASVQNVNDIVVENRKVSGTAATISWRATFFHGAMLVSADLSALASVLKVPLKKLIDKGVSSVKYRVTNISSIRPGITVNQVAEALASSFARVLGYDGVKYDVPTSEELEIAETLYYHKYRERAWNLERAPHRDFREAEEEVKRICRA; encoded by the coding sequence ATGTTAAGGGTCCTGCTCTACGAGACGCCGGACGACCCCCACATGAACTTAGCCTTTGAGGAGGCCCTGCCCAGGGCCGTGGGCTGCGGCCTCTCGCCCGCCACGCTGAGGCTCTGGAGGAACCGCAGGGCCGTCGTAATAGGGTACTTCCAGAGGGCTGAGGAGGAGGTGAACCTTGAGGAGGCCGAGAGGCTCGGGGTGGCCGTGGTCAGGCGCTTCACGGGCGGAGGGGCGGCCTACCACGACCTGGGCAACATAAACTACGCCATATCCCTCCCGGCCAAGGGGCAGGTGGGGGAGACCGTGGACTTCATATTCTCTGAGCTGATAAGGGCCCCCGTCGAGGCCCTCAGGTCCCTCGGCCTTGAGGCCTCGGTGCAGAACGTCAACGACATAGTCGTCGAGAACAGGAAGGTGAGCGGCACGGCCGCAACCATATCTTGGAGAGCCACGTTCTTCCATGGGGCCATGCTTGTAAGCGCTGACCTCTCCGCCCTTGCCTCGGTGCTCAAGGTGCCCCTTAAGAAGCTCATAGACAAGGGCGTCTCGAGCGTGAAGTACAGGGTGACAAACATATCAAGCATAAGGCCAGGCATAACCGTAAATCAGGTCGCAGAGGCCCTGGCGAGCTCCTTCGCCAGGGTCCTTGGATACGACGGCGTGAAGTATGACGTGCCGACCTCCGAGGAGCTTGAGATAGCTGAGACCCTCTACTATCACAAGTACAGGGAGAGGGCCTGGAACCTTGAGAGGGCCCCGCACAGGGACTTCAGGGAGGCTGAGGAGGAGGTAAAGAGGATCTGCAGGGCCTAA
- a CDS encoding lipoate protein ligase C-terminal domain-containing protein, producing MGTCEVKARKGLIRATVDAKGGVIERALITGDFMLLPEDKVFDLERALLKVRLSRDDVERAVREALGGSTLIGCSYGDFVDAIMCAGEGS from the coding sequence TTGGGCACCTGTGAGGTAAAGGCAAGGAAGGGCCTCATAAGGGCCACCGTTGACGCCAAGGGCGGGGTCATAGAGAGGGCGCTCATAACTGGCGACTTCATGCTTCTGCCCGAGGACAAGGTGTTCGACCTGGAGAGGGCGCTGCTCAAGGTGAGGCTCAGCAGGGACGACGTTGAGAGGGCCGTGAGGGAGGCGCTGGGCGGCTCAACGCTAATCGGCTGCAGCTATGGTGACTTCGTTGACGCCATAATGTGCGCGGGTGAGGGGAGTTGA
- a CDS encoding CoA-transferase has product MSDDVLQTIARRKVATDPDFVLSQIKDGDVVAISGFNEITSPDYLMERLYKLYLKTGHPKNLFIVSDTFPGTPGRGLDRIAQMMYQRGDRDFIKGMLVAFYGWSETLQKMIKEEWFEAYAWSIGILAYWFREVGAGRPGVLTRVGLNTTADPRFDGTALNETAKERRTVKVQLLNIDGREYLLYMAPKPKFALIRGSTADEMGNLSLEDEVAYGTVLNIAQATKSMPIKGTVIAQVLRVAKFGSINPKSVVVPGPLVDYVVVAPRDYHWQSHSFDYDPVAAGRVVPAVSVEPLPTETRLDERRVVARRVALELVRLVQRYGRPIVVNLGVGIPAMVGDVVMEEGVQDAIVLTVESGTWGGRPLYGPDFGVSIGAFAILSVPDQFTMYEGGVIDAASLGFMQIDRHGNVNSFFTESKIPGPGGFPAIASGAPDIYYAGLFTAGKGAKYEVVDGKLKIVSDGDIIKFVEKVDKVGCSTKVMLEQGKDVLYVTERAVFGLTPDGLELKEVAPGIDIEKDVLAKMAFKPIIRREPELMDSRIFTPRRMGLKEEVVRAIRA; this is encoded by the coding sequence ATGAGTGATGACGTGTTGCAGACCATAGCCAGGAGGAAGGTGGCCACTGACCCAGACTTTGTCCTCTCGCAGATAAAGGACGGTGACGTCGTCGCGATCTCAGGCTTCAACGAGATAACGTCCCCTGACTACCTCATGGAGAGGCTCTATAAGCTCTACCTTAAGACTGGACACCCGAAGAACCTCTTCATAGTAAGTGACACCTTCCCCGGCACCCCGGGCAGGGGGCTTGACAGGATAGCTCAGATGATGTACCAGAGGGGTGACAGGGACTTCATAAAGGGGATGCTCGTCGCCTTCTATGGCTGGAGCGAGACCCTGCAGAAGATGATAAAGGAGGAGTGGTTTGAGGCCTACGCCTGGAGCATCGGCATACTGGCGTACTGGTTCAGGGAGGTGGGGGCTGGCAGGCCTGGCGTGCTCACGAGGGTTGGGCTCAACACGACTGCTGACCCAAGGTTTGACGGGACGGCCCTTAACGAGACGGCCAAGGAGAGGAGGACAGTCAAGGTGCAGCTGCTGAACATAGATGGCAGGGAGTACCTGCTTTACATGGCCCCTAAGCCTAAATTTGCCCTCATAAGGGGCAGCACGGCCGACGAGATGGGCAACCTGTCACTTGAGGACGAGGTGGCCTACGGCACGGTGCTCAACATAGCCCAGGCCACAAAGTCAATGCCAATCAAGGGGACTGTCATAGCCCAGGTGCTCAGGGTCGCCAAGTTCGGCTCCATAAACCCGAAGAGCGTGGTGGTGCCGGGGCCCCTGGTCGACTACGTGGTCGTCGCGCCGAGGGACTACCACTGGCAGTCCCACAGCTTTGACTATGACCCAGTGGCTGCGGGCAGGGTGGTGCCGGCCGTCAGCGTCGAGCCGCTGCCTACTGAGACTCGCCTTGACGAGAGGAGGGTCGTCGCGAGGAGGGTGGCGCTTGAGCTGGTGAGGCTCGTCCAGAGGTACGGCAGGCCCATAGTCGTTAACCTAGGGGTAGGCATACCGGCTATGGTTGGCGACGTGGTGATGGAGGAGGGGGTGCAGGACGCCATAGTGCTTACGGTGGAGTCCGGCACCTGGGGAGGCAGGCCCCTCTACGGCCCTGACTTCGGAGTCTCGATAGGGGCCTTCGCAATACTCTCGGTGCCCGACCAGTTCACCATGTACGAGGGCGGCGTGATAGACGCAGCCTCCCTGGGCTTCATGCAGATAGACAGGCACGGGAACGTCAACTCCTTCTTCACGGAGTCTAAGATACCGGGCCCCGGCGGCTTCCCAGCCATAGCGTCAGGGGCCCCCGACATATACTACGCGGGCCTCTTCACGGCCGGCAAGGGCGCCAAGTACGAGGTTGTCGACGGCAAGCTGAAGATAGTCTCGGACGGCGACATAATTAAGTTCGTGGAGAAGGTCGACAAGGTGGGCTGCTCAACCAAGGTGATGCTTGAGCAGGGCAAGGACGTGCTCTACGTGACCGAGAGGGCGGTCTTCGGGCTGACGCCTGACGGCCTTGAGCTGAAGGAGGTGGCCCCGGGCATTGACATCGAGAAGGACGTGCTGGCTAAGATGGCCTTCAAGCCCATAATAAGGAGGGAGCCGGAGCTCATGGACTCAAGGATATTCACGCCGAGGAGGATGGGGCTGAAGGAGGAGGTCGTTAGGGCAATAAGGGCCTAA
- a CDS encoding phosphoglycolate phosphatase, translating into MLKAVATDVDGTLTVRRGDLRISLNAVRGIRLLESRGVRVLLVSGNSLPVTAGLGVYLGSTGPVVAENGCVIMYRGSVTHVCSGRPPEELIRRLQGLGLRPSWQNDFRYHDVAFYVPRGLGTEDVKALVAEASDVAKGYGFNVLWSGYALHVNPGSGKGAGSLRALELIGVSASEAAAIGDGENDIDMLRAFQLSGCPGDAAESVKAIVKYVASGKGGTGFLEFAEWLLKEQANP; encoded by the coding sequence TTGCTGAAGGCTGTGGCGACTGACGTCGACGGCACCCTCACTGTGAGGAGGGGGGACCTCAGGATCAGCCTCAACGCCGTGAGGGGCATAAGGCTCCTTGAGTCCAGGGGCGTCCGGGTGCTCCTGGTCTCGGGCAACAGCCTACCTGTAACCGCTGGCCTCGGCGTCTACCTCGGCTCCACCGGGCCTGTCGTCGCGGAGAACGGCTGCGTGATAATGTACAGGGGCTCGGTGACGCACGTCTGCAGCGGGAGGCCACCCGAGGAGCTCATAAGGAGGCTCCAGGGCCTTGGGCTCAGGCCGAGCTGGCAGAACGACTTCAGATACCACGACGTGGCCTTCTACGTGCCCAGGGGCCTTGGGACTGAGGACGTCAAGGCCCTGGTGGCGGAGGCCAGCGACGTTGCGAAGGGCTACGGCTTCAATGTGCTCTGGAGCGGCTACGCCCTCCACGTCAACCCTGGAAGCGGCAAGGGGGCCGGCAGCCTGAGGGCCCTTGAGCTCATAGGCGTCAGCGCCTCAGAGGCGGCAGCCATAGGTGACGGCGAGAACGACATAGACATGCTCAGGGCCTTCCAGCTGAGCGGCTGCCCTGGCGACGCCGCAGAGAGCGTTAAGGCTATAGTGAAATACGTGGCCAGTGGCAAGGGGGGCACGGGGTTCCTCGAGTTCGCTGAGTGGCTCCTCAAGGAACAAGCTAACCCTTAG
- a CDS encoding carotenoid biosynthesis protein, with amino-acid sequence MDRLRRVAWGLSLAYPPAMALSYLNLPFPANFIVGAYSSVIPFIAFYLLTSYSELRARDTGLLLATAYATSYTFEFLGVHYGIPFGKYYYTQSGLGPQLLGVPLFIPLLWASLGFYSLCAFGSYPLAALGMVSMDLAFDPMLSGRARLWVWQSPGQYYGVPLLNFVGWFIVSITFYYLYVALGGRRPRPSAASTTFYLSYVAAWAFMDALAGLAVAGLVGLSAAVALVIIKALLTQRPGAAKG; translated from the coding sequence TTGGACAGACTAAGGAGGGTAGCTTGGGGCCTCTCACTAGCTTATCCGCCAGCCATGGCCCTCTCATACCTTAACCTGCCGTTCCCGGCCAACTTCATAGTTGGAGCATACTCGTCCGTGATACCATTCATTGCATTTTACCTGCTGACATCCTACTCTGAGCTCAGGGCAAGGGACACGGGCCTCCTCCTTGCAACGGCCTACGCAACGTCATATACCTTCGAGTTCCTGGGGGTTCACTATGGTATCCCCTTCGGCAAGTACTATTACACCCAAAGCGGCCTCGGCCCTCAGCTGCTCGGCGTGCCGCTCTTCATACCTCTGCTGTGGGCCTCCCTCGGCTTCTACTCACTCTGCGCCTTCGGCAGCTATCCACTGGCAGCCCTGGGCATGGTCTCCATGGATCTGGCCTTCGACCCCATGCTGTCGGGCAGGGCGCGCCTCTGGGTATGGCAGTCGCCAGGCCAGTACTACGGCGTGCCACTGCTCAACTTCGTTGGCTGGTTCATCGTCTCTATAACCTTTTACTATCTATACGTAGCGCTCGGGGGCAGGAGGCCGAGGCCGTCAGCTGCCTCCACGACCTTCTACCTATCCTACGTGGCTGCGTGGGCCTTCATGGATGCCTTGGCAGGTCTTGCCGTGGCTGGCCTCGTGGGCCTCTCAGCGGCTGTAGCCCTAGTTATAATTAAGGCGCTCCTAACGCAGAGACCTGGCGCTGCTAAGGGTTAG
- a CDS encoding indolepyruvate oxidoreductase subunit beta yields the protein MDVNRGRRLNIVMVGVGGQGLITAARVLGEAAIEGGCKAIVAETHGLSQRGGAVEVHVRLGDVYSPLVPRGEADVVLSFEMIEAARGTPYLRQGGLLLTSDVLMTPPTPGLKPIKRQQIEDALRRAGIRYAVVPAREVAEKVGNYVVENMALLGALLGTGLLDGFVDAERVRAKVQELPMADKNLAAFEEGLKLGAQLKL from the coding sequence ATGGATGTGAATAGAGGAAGGAGGCTCAACATAGTTATGGTTGGCGTCGGCGGCCAGGGGCTCATAACTGCGGCCAGGGTCCTCGGCGAGGCCGCCATAGAGGGGGGCTGCAAGGCAATAGTAGCTGAGACCCACGGGCTCAGCCAGAGGGGAGGGGCTGTAGAGGTCCACGTGAGGCTGGGAGACGTCTACTCGCCCCTGGTTCCGAGGGGTGAGGCCGACGTGGTGCTCTCGTTTGAGATGATAGAGGCCGCCAGGGGCACCCCATACCTTAGGCAGGGAGGGCTGCTGCTGACCTCAGACGTGCTCATGACGCCCCCGACGCCAGGGCTTAAGCCGATAAAGAGGCAGCAGATAGAGGACGCCCTCAGGAGGGCTGGCATAAGGTACGCCGTGGTGCCGGCCAGGGAGGTGGCAGAGAAGGTGGGCAACTACGTTGTTGAGAACATGGCTCTCCTGGGGGCGCTGCTTGGGACTGGACTGCTCGACGGCTTCGTTGACGCTGAGAGGGTCAGGGCCAAGGTCCAGGAGCTCCCTATGGCTGACAAGAACTTGGCGGCCTTCGAAGAGGGGCTCAAGCTGGGCGCCCAGCTAAAGCTTTAA